From the Desulfosarcina sp. BuS5 genome, one window contains:
- a CDS encoding 3-oxoacyl-ACP synthase III: MKYSKVYMDSFGYELAPNIITSEDIENRLEPFYKALHFQKGQLEALTGISERRFWDKGYKMCTGAVKAGAKAIKSSAVDVDQIGMLVYGGVCRDHLEPATACAVSHELGLGADAMVYDVSNACLGILNGIVQVANAIELGQIRAGLVLSCESARQIMDITIERLLKEKSMESFKKTVATLTGGSGAAAVLLCDKSLSRKGHLLEGGIVKNAVEYHELCRWGPDTGIPASGLHAMETDSVGVLNNGVALGVKTFRAFIQKIGWPENKPDKIICHQVGSSHQKTILNAIGIPAEKDFTTFQYLGNIGTVSLPITAAIASEREFLIPGDYVGFFGIGSGLNCIMLGIRW; this comes from the coding sequence ATGAAATATTCTAAAGTTTATATGGATTCCTTCGGTTATGAACTGGCTCCTAATATCATAACCTCCGAAGATATTGAAAATCGACTGGAGCCTTTTTATAAGGCGCTTCATTTTCAAAAAGGTCAACTCGAAGCACTGACCGGAATCAGTGAAAGACGATTCTGGGATAAAGGCTATAAAATGTGCACCGGCGCTGTTAAAGCTGGAGCAAAAGCGATCAAGTCTTCAGCGGTCGATGTTGATCAGATTGGAATGCTCGTTTACGGAGGCGTTTGCCGGGATCATCTCGAACCTGCGACAGCCTGCGCTGTATCGCATGAGCTGGGACTTGGCGCGGATGCAATGGTTTACGATGTTTCCAATGCCTGCCTGGGAATATTAAACGGGATAGTCCAGGTTGCAAATGCCATTGAACTCGGCCAGATCAGGGCCGGCCTTGTTCTTTCATGTGAATCAGCCAGGCAGATCATGGACATTACAATTGAGCGGCTGCTTAAAGAAAAAAGCATGGAGAGTTTTAAAAAAACGGTAGCCACGCTTACCGGTGGATCAGGCGCAGCGGCAGTATTATTATGTGACAAATCCTTATCACGCAAAGGTCATTTACTGGAGGGCGGCATAGTAAAAAATGCCGTCGAGTACCATGAACTTTGCCGCTGGGGACCCGATACCGGAATACCGGCCAGCGGTCTGCATGCGATGGAGACCGATTCTGTGGGAGTCCTTAATAACGGAGTCGCCCTGGGTGTTAAAACATTCAGGGCCTTTATCCAAAAAATAGGCTGGCCTGAAAACAAGCCTGACAAAATAATATGTCATCAAGTCGGATCTTCACATCAGAAAACAATACTTAATGCCATAGGTATCCCTGCTGAAAAAGATTTTACAACTTTTCAGTATCTTGGGAATATCGGTACGGTTTCATTGCCGATAACCGCCGCCATAGCATCCGAGCGTGAATTCCTCATCCCCGGGGATTATGTCGGTTTTTTCGGGATAGGAAGCGGACTTAACTGTATTATGCTTGGAATAAGATGGTAA
- a CDS encoding glycosyltransferase family 2 protein — MVKKISCTIMQKPQISVIIPTYNRGWVLKEAVDSVLSQYCTDFELIVVDDGSTDNTTALLQGYKGRLKVLQQDNRGVSAARNLGIKNSFGQYIAFLDSDDLWRPEKLSFQLEFFASHKEALICQTEEIWIRNGIRVNPGKKHKKISGHIFEQSLSLCLVSPSAVMMDRRLFDETGMFDENLPACEDYDLWLRTSLQYPVFLLDKPLVIKRGGHDDQLSKAPGLDKYRVASILKLLQSDRLSNSRHKKAVKMLLKKCKIYGAGCAKRGRYDEAEHYQKLVKKYA; from the coding sequence ATGGTTAAAAAAATATCCTGTACAATAATGCAAAAACCTCAAATCAGCGTAATTATACCCACCTATAATCGCGGCTGGGTATTAAAAGAAGCTGTTGATTCCGTTCTGTCCCAGTACTGCACCGACTTTGAACTGATTGTAGTGGATGACGGCTCAACCGATAATACCACCGCTTTACTCCAGGGATACAAAGGCAGACTAAAGGTCTTGCAACAGGATAACCGTGGCGTAAGCGCCGCACGCAACCTAGGGATAAAAAACTCATTCGGTCAATATATAGCTTTTCTTGATTCGGATGACCTTTGGCGCCCGGAGAAGCTATCCTTCCAGTTGGAGTTTTTTGCTTCCCATAAGGAAGCTTTGATTTGCCAGACGGAAGAGATATGGATCAGAAACGGCATCAGGGTGAACCCCGGGAAAAAGCACAAAAAAATTTCAGGCCATATCTTTGAACAATCCTTATCTTTATGCCTGGTCAGCCCGTCAGCCGTGATGATGGACCGGCGACTATTTGATGAGACAGGAATGTTTGATGAAAATCTGCCGGCCTGTGAGGATTATGACCTTTGGCTGCGCACAAGCCTTCAATACCCTGTGTTTCTGCTGGATAAGCCGCTTGTAATAAAAAGAGGCGGCCATGATGATCAGCTTTCAAAGGCTCCGGGACTCGATAAATACCGGGTTGCGTCCATACTGAAGCTGCTGCAAAGCGACAGGCTTTCAAACAGCAGGCATAAAAAAGCCGTCAAAATGCTTCTGAAAAAATGTAAAATATATGGGGCCGGCTGTGCAAAACGCGGCAGATATGATGAAGCGGAGCATTATCAGAAGCTTGTAAAGAAATATGCGTAA
- a CDS encoding NAD-dependent epimerase/dehydratase family protein — MSLQSAQRVLVTGGGGFLGGAVVKKLIKRGCYVRTFSRNFYHNLEKSGIDQVKGDLCSKEEVEKACQDIEIVFHAAAMTGVWGSYKDYYNINYTGTCNIIQACRSNNVDRLIYTSSPSVIFDGSDMEGVDESIPYPAKYHAFYPATKALAEQAVIEASKYGLKTISLRPHLIWGPGDTNLVPRIIKRAASLVRVGNGKNLVDTIYIDNAADAHIMAADQLKEDSSLSGRVYFISQDEPVYLWDMVDNILKAAGLNQVKKSISKNMAWAIGAVLETCYKIFKIKQEPRMTRFVAHELATAHWFNISAAKKDLGFRPKISTREGLARLGEWLKKYPVQ, encoded by the coding sequence ATGAGTTTACAATCAGCGCAAAGAGTTCTGGTTACAGGCGGCGGTGGTTTTCTAGGCGGCGCCGTAGTAAAAAAACTGATAAAACGCGGCTGTTATGTGCGAACTTTTTCGCGGAATTTTTATCATAACCTTGAAAAATCCGGCATTGACCAGGTTAAAGGAGATCTTTGCAGCAAAGAAGAAGTGGAAAAAGCTTGTCAAGATATCGAGATTGTATTTCATGCCGCCGCCATGACTGGCGTCTGGGGCAGCTATAAAGATTATTATAATATTAATTATACAGGCACCTGCAACATTATACAAGCATGCCGAAGCAACAATGTTGACAGGCTGATCTATACAAGCTCTCCAAGTGTGATTTTTGACGGTTCCGATATGGAAGGCGTTGATGAAAGCATCCCCTACCCGGCTAAGTATCATGCCTTTTATCCTGCGACCAAGGCCCTCGCGGAACAGGCTGTTATAGAGGCGTCAAAGTATGGGTTAAAAACCATAAGCTTAAGGCCGCATTTGATCTGGGGGCCGGGAGATACAAATCTGGTCCCCCGGATAATCAAAAGAGCCGCAAGCCTTGTACGGGTGGGCAACGGTAAAAATCTGGTCGATACCATTTATATCGATAATGCCGCTGACGCGCATATCATGGCTGCGGATCAATTAAAAGAGGATAGCAGCCTGTCCGGCAGGGTATATTTTATCAGCCAGGATGAACCGGTCTATTTATGGGATATGGTAGATAATATTCTTAAGGCAGCCGGCTTAAACCAGGTCAAAAAATCGATAAGCAAAAATATGGCCTGGGCCATCGGGGCTGTGCTGGAAACCTGTTACAAGATTTTTAAAATTAAACAGGAACCCCGGATGACCCGTTTTGTCGCCCACGAGCTTGCCACGGCGCACTGGTTTAACATCAGCGCCGCAAAAAAAGATTTAGGTTTTCGGCCGAAAATATCGACCCGGGAGGGGCTTGCCAGGCTTGGAGAATGGTTAAAAAAATATCCTGTACAATAA
- a CDS encoding sulfite exporter TauE/SafE family protein → MVNTPVIIIVGVIIGLCAAFSGLGGGFMIVPLLIFFGYSAQKAVGTSFLGVLIISISAFLAHIKLSNVDYKVGLLLGAGGIIGAQAGARLVEYVPTIYFKKIFALILICLALYFFLKK, encoded by the coding sequence ATGGTGAATACCCCGGTTATTATTATTGTTGGTGTCATTATTGGTCTTTGCGCAGCTTTTTCCGGGCTGGGCGGCGGATTTATGATAGTGCCCCTGCTCATATTTTTTGGGTACTCAGCACAAAAAGCAGTCGGTACATCCTTTTTGGGTGTCCTGATAATATCAATTTCAGCTTTTTTAGCTCATATCAAGCTATCTAATGTAGATTATAAGGTGGGTCTCCTGCTGGGCGCAGGCGGAATAATCGGTGCACAGGCAGGTGCGCGCCTGGTTGAATATGTTCCCACTATCTATTTTAAAAAAATCTTTGCTTTAATATTAATCTGCCTTGCTCTCTATTTTTTTTTAAAAAAATAG
- a CDS encoding alpha/beta fold hydrolase gives MVINSPINISGFRRLYPFKSHYFDLNGLKYHYLDEGSGDPVVMIHGNPTWSFYFRRLVKELSADYRAIAVDHIGCGLSDKPEISKYGYRLKSRIDDLDALFAHLNPNKKLTLIMHDWGGMIGMAFALRHWKKIGRLVIMNTAAFLPPGKKKLPFRLWVIRNCKILSKLAVQGFNIFSYAALFMASFKGLAGDVKAGLKAPYNSWQNRIATLKFVQDIPVTEKDPSYHIVKKTDDDLYKLSGIPMLICWGKHDFVFDDTYLKEWKRRFPKAILHYFTTAGHYVLEDEPDKICATVKTFLKNNPIRNLG, from the coding sequence ATGGTAATAAACAGCCCGATTAACATCTCCGGTTTTCGCCGGCTTTATCCGTTCAAGTCTCATTACTTCGACTTGAACGGTCTTAAATATCACTACCTGGACGAAGGCTCCGGCGATCCTGTTGTAATGATTCACGGAAATCCGACCTGGTCTTTTTATTTCAGGAGGCTGGTCAAGGAACTTTCCGCAGATTACCGCGCAATAGCTGTTGATCATATAGGCTGCGGACTCTCTGACAAACCTGAGATCAGCAAGTATGGTTACAGGTTAAAAAGCAGGATCGACGATCTGGATGCCCTGTTTGCTCACCTGAACCCAAACAAAAAATTGACCCTGATTATGCATGACTGGGGCGGAATGATCGGTATGGCCTTTGCACTCAGGCATTGGAAAAAAATCGGACGCCTGGTTATAATGAATACGGCGGCCTTTCTGCCACCAGGCAAGAAAAAACTTCCTTTCAGGTTATGGGTCATACGTAATTGCAAAATATTATCAAAGCTTGCTGTTCAGGGATTCAATATCTTTTCATACGCTGCGTTGTTTATGGCTTCTTTTAAAGGCCTTGCCGGAGATGTTAAAGCCGGATTGAAAGCCCCCTACAATTCCTGGCAGAACAGGATTGCCACTTTAAAGTTTGTTCAGGATATCCCGGTAACGGAAAAAGACCCGAGCTATCATATTGTAAAAAAAACCGATGATGATCTTTATAAACTGTCCGGCATCCCGATGCTGATCTGCTGGGGCAAACATGATTTTGTTTTTGATGATACTTACCTGAAAGAATGGAAGCGGCGGTTCCCAAAGGCCATTCTCCATTATTTTACCACTGCCGGTCATTATGTGCTTGAAGATGAACCTGACAAGATATGCGCAACAGTTAAAACTTTTTTGAAAAACAATCCGATAAGGAATTTAGGTTGA
- a CDS encoding NUDIX hydrolase, giving the protein MFLLLYDKESPHILAIQKSDNKGYPWRNQVALPGGHVDANDVSSLQAAFRELKEELDISQNQVEYIGSIGHFQTINCRDIEVFTGIWRERGELIYDRKEISRVLEIPLRELVHTHKEKYFHGWVPEIEYLEYPFKDVVIWGVTAKILHYFIELFFEPG; this is encoded by the coding sequence GTGTTTCTGCTGCTGTATGATAAGGAAAGCCCGCATATACTCGCAATTCAAAAGTCGGATAATAAAGGCTATCCCTGGCGTAACCAGGTGGCCTTGCCCGGCGGTCATGTTGACGCGAATGATGTCAGCAGTTTACAGGCTGCCTTTCGTGAGCTCAAGGAAGAACTTGATATATCACAAAATCAGGTTGAATATATCGGCTCAATCGGTCATTTTCAGACCATTAATTGTAGAGATATTGAAGTATTTACAGGAATATGGCGTGAAAGAGGAGAGTTAATATACGATCGGAAAGAGATATCAAGGGTGCTTGAAATACCATTGCGGGAACTTGTACACACTCACAAGGAAAAATATTTTCATGGATGGGTGCCGGAAATAGAGTATCTGGAATATCCTTTTAAGGATGTTGTAATATGGGGAGTAACTGCAAAAATACTCCATTATTTTATCGAGCTTTTTTTTGAGCCGGGTTAA
- a CDS encoding peptidase U32 family protein, whose amino-acid sequence MEKKFNPPLILAPAGNKDSFLAALAAGADAIYCGLKSLSARMEAKNFSIAELISLTELAHEKGAKIYITFNSLLKTDDIKKARLLIKQLAIYVKPDALIVQDLSVVQLARETGWFKEIHLSTLSNVSFPAALSLVKKELGINRVVIPRELNIDEIKQMAAACPEGLDLELFVHGALCYGVSGRCYWSSYLGGKSGLRGRCVQPCRRLYVQNGQKGKYFSCRDLSLDLLVKILLPVPQIRIWKIEGRKKGPHYVFYTVTAYKMLRDHGKDSQVKKAALQLLAMALGRPVTRFNFLPQRNKDPVKISGQTGSGLFIGKMTGSRHNPCLVPREELLAGDILRIGYEGESFHAVKKVTRYVPKKGRLHIKVDADQKAVKGIPVFLIDRREKALEEKLSALEQELEKKRKKVPELQALTFQRTRESRPAIKLKKQYKEILLYRYPGKQRINQYTGLWLSANTLKLKKSLFADVWWWLPPVIWPEDEKKLLEQIFYTTNKGSRNFVLNAPWQRVFFSSKKRLNLWAGPFCNIANRLSIKALAALDFSGVIVSPELGKKDYLQLPEKSPLPLGIVLSGSWPLSISRIFSTNLETEKPVTSPRGEICWIRQYGSDQWIYPNWKIDLTKKRNILSKAGYTMFINIFEPMSKDIEIKRRKGLWNWDIGLS is encoded by the coding sequence ATGGAAAAAAAATTTAATCCCCCGTTAATTCTTGCCCCGGCCGGAAATAAAGATTCATTTCTAGCGGCTCTGGCAGCCGGCGCTGATGCTATCTATTGTGGTTTAAAGAGCCTTTCCGCACGTATGGAAGCAAAAAATTTTTCTATTGCCGAATTGATTTCTTTAACGGAACTGGCTCATGAAAAAGGGGCGAAAATATATATTACCTTTAATTCTCTTTTAAAAACCGATGATATAAAAAAAGCGAGGTTACTTATAAAACAGCTCGCAATTTATGTCAAACCGGATGCACTGATTGTTCAGGATCTTTCAGTCGTTCAACTGGCACGCGAGACAGGCTGGTTTAAAGAAATACATCTGTCAACCCTGTCGAATGTCAGCTTTCCCGCGGCTTTGAGCCTGGTTAAAAAAGAGTTGGGGATAAACCGGGTTGTTATTCCAAGGGAGCTGAATATCGATGAAATCAAACAGATGGCCGCTGCCTGTCCTGAAGGACTCGACCTTGAATTGTTTGTCCATGGCGCTCTTTGCTATGGAGTTTCCGGGCGATGCTACTGGAGCAGTTATCTCGGCGGTAAAAGCGGGCTCAGGGGCAGGTGTGTGCAGCCCTGCCGCAGACTTTATGTTCAAAACGGCCAAAAGGGTAAATATTTTTCGTGCCGGGATTTAAGCCTGGATCTATTGGTTAAAATCCTGCTTCCTGTTCCGCAAATACGGATATGGAAAATCGAAGGCCGCAAAAAAGGGCCCCACTATGTATTTTACACTGTGACTGCATACAAAATGCTGCGGGATCATGGTAAAGATTCGCAAGTTAAAAAGGCAGCCCTGCAATTGCTGGCCATGGCCCTGGGGCGCCCGGTGACGCGCTTCAATTTTCTGCCGCAAAGGAATAAAGATCCGGTTAAAATCAGCGGGCAAACAGGGTCCGGTCTTTTTATCGGGAAAATGACAGGTTCCAGGCACAACCCCTGCCTTGTGCCGAGAGAAGAACTCCTTGCCGGTGATATCCTGCGTATAGGATACGAAGGAGAATCTTTCCACGCTGTTAAAAAAGTGACCCGATATGTGCCCAAAAAAGGTCGCTTGCATATTAAGGTTGATGCCGACCAAAAAGCTGTTAAAGGCATTCCCGTCTTCCTGATTGACAGGCGTGAAAAAGCGCTTGAGGAGAAGTTGTCGGCTTTAGAACAAGAGCTGGAAAAAAAACGGAAAAAAGTTCCTGAGCTGCAAGCTCTGACGTTTCAACGCACCAGGGAATCCCGGCCGGCAATCAAGCTGAAAAAACAATATAAAGAGATTTTGCTATACCGCTATCCGGGCAAGCAAAGGATAAATCAATATACCGGATTATGGCTATCCGCCAATACCTTAAAATTAAAAAAATCCTTATTCGCTGATGTCTGGTGGTGGCTGCCTCCGGTAATATGGCCTGAAGATGAGAAAAAGCTGCTGGAACAGATTTTTTATACCACAAATAAAGGGAGTCGGAATTTTGTCCTGAATGCGCCCTGGCAAAGAGTATTTTTTTCTTCTAAAAAAAGGCTGAATTTATGGGCCGGCCCCTTTTGCAATATTGCAAACAGATTATCGATCAAAGCGCTTGCTGCTTTAGACTTTTCAGGAGTTATCGTGAGTCCTGAACTCGGGAAAAAAGACTACCTGCAACTGCCGGAAAAGAGTCCGCTGCCGCTGGGGATCGTTTTATCCGGGTCCTGGCCTCTCTCTATTTCAAGAATTTTTTCAACGAATCTTGAAACAGAAAAACCGGTTACAAGTCCAAGGGGCGAAATCTGCTGGATCAGACAATACGGCTCGGATCAATGGATTTATCCTAACTGGAAGATTGATCTGACAAAAAAAAGAAACATTCTAAGCAAAGCCGGATACACCATGTTTATAAATATCTTTGAACCTATGTCCAAAGATATCGAAATTAAAAGGAGAAAAGGTCTCTGGAACTGGGATATAGGTTTGTCGTGA
- a CDS encoding flagellar brake domain-containing protein — MKRPNNDQIESTNVPGLKVGDFLQIRPKESGAMLKAVFVGEKKNEYFAITRPESPKSLMITLSPEKEIIARHLYNNRVYEFKSKVTKTVSEPVELILLAYPDSCHLRELRSVKRINCSVSTRVELKSETETKGLSGVIKDINKNGCRCLFTLSGAQKNVFKIDEELLLTFPFPGIKGIQELPGYIRNIQTAEDKASVSVGIEFSSHQYWAPPYQ, encoded by the coding sequence TTGAAAAGACCAAATAATGATCAAATCGAAAGCACAAATGTTCCGGGATTGAAAGTTGGTGATTTTTTGCAAATCAGGCCAAAAGAATCCGGCGCGATGCTGAAGGCTGTTTTTGTTGGTGAAAAAAAAAATGAATATTTTGCCATAACGCGTCCTGAATCCCCGAAATCATTGATGATTACGCTTTCTCCTGAAAAGGAAATAATTGCCCGGCATTTATACAACAATAGAGTTTATGAATTTAAGAGCAAAGTTACCAAAACTGTTTCCGAACCTGTGGAATTGATCCTGCTTGCATACCCGGATTCCTGTCACTTGCGTGAGCTTCGTTCGGTTAAAAGAATTAACTGTTCGGTTTCAACCAGGGTTGAACTTAAAAGTGAAACTGAAACAAAAGGGTTAAGCGGAGTGATAAAGGATATTAACAAAAATGGATGCCGCTGTTTATTCACGCTTTCCGGCGCCCAAAAAAATGTGTTTAAAATTGATGAAGAGCTTCTGTTAACATTCCCTTTCCCAGGAATAAAAGGTATCCAGGAGCTTCCTGGATATATAAGAAATATTCAGACCGCAGAAGATAAAGCTTCGGTCAGTGTTGGAATTGAATTTTCGAGCCATCAATATTGGGCTCCGCCCTATCAGTAA
- a CDS encoding thioredoxin family protein, translating into MNLKIIRMAILILLVCLISCNAYSDKINWHSYDEGLKLAQTENKKVFLHFWAAWCGYCTKMATQTFKDASVADYLNKNFISVKVNTDKEKALAVKYKVKGLPDTWFLTGEGEPISDIGGYIPPGKLLPVLKYISTDSYKTQKFNKFMKF; encoded by the coding sequence ATGAATCTGAAAATAATACGTATGGCCATCTTGATCTTATTGGTATGCTTGATTAGTTGTAATGCTTATTCGGATAAAATTAACTGGCATTCTTATGATGAAGGTTTAAAACTGGCACAGACGGAAAACAAAAAGGTGTTTCTTCATTTTTGGGCTGCATGGTGCGGGTACTGCACTAAAATGGCAACCCAAACTTTTAAGGATGCATCCGTAGCCGATTATTTGAATAAAAATTTTATTTCTGTTAAAGTAAATACGGATAAAGAAAAAGCCCTTGCCGTTAAATATAAAGTTAAAGGATTGCCTGATACATGGTTTTTAACAGGTGAAGGTGAACCTATTAGTGATATCGGTGGATATATCCCGCCCGGCAAACTACTTCCTGTTTTGAAATATATTTCTACTGACAGTTACAAAACCCAAAAATTCAATAAATTTATGAAATTTTAA
- a CDS encoding fatty acid CoA ligase family protein: MSTCDNKQNTGVNVALYLRRMANERPYHKAVISPAGRDKNGRIAYSHLTFQQLDRESDCMAHGLERAGIKRGVRTVLMVKPGIEFFCLIFALFKTGAVPVVVDPGMGLSRMVRCFKECAPEAFIGIPIAHILRKIYPGFFKDVKIWITAGRRWFWGGFNLKNICIKPWQPFEIKKTGQNEIAAILFTTGSTGPAKGVVYTHGTFDDQVRRIKDHFQITADEVDLPTFPLFALFDPAFGITAVIPDMDPTKPAFVNPGKIVEAITNHGVTNMFASPALLNRVGIYIKKKGIKLPSLKRVVSAGAPVAPENSGRFASMLCNGAQIHTPYGATEAMPVASIGSNEILSETAVLSKAGHGICVGRPIGDIEVKIIKITDDPVEQWSDDLIIPDGEVGEITVKGDIVTKHYYRRPEAESNAKIHHNCTTWHRMGDLGRIDEKGRIWFCGRKNHRVITKKETLFTIPCEALFNNHKRVLRSALVGAGTRPNQEPVICIELQKNDSRNGLNLLKKELLEIAAGNDLTKNIKTVLFKKTFPVDIRHNSKIFREKLAQWASSHID, encoded by the coding sequence ATGAGTACATGTGACAATAAACAGAATACCGGTGTTAATGTTGCCTTATATCTAAGGCGTATGGCCAATGAGCGGCCTTATCATAAGGCTGTAATCTCTCCGGCCGGCAGGGATAAAAATGGACGGATTGCTTACAGCCATCTAACATTTCAGCAACTGGACCGGGAATCCGATTGTATGGCCCATGGTCTGGAACGGGCCGGCATCAAACGGGGCGTCAGAACAGTCTTGATGGTAAAGCCGGGCATTGAATTTTTTTGTCTGATTTTTGCGCTTTTCAAAACCGGCGCAGTACCGGTTGTGGTCGATCCGGGTATGGGTCTAAGCCGGATGGTCAGATGTTTTAAGGAATGCGCGCCTGAAGCCTTTATCGGGATTCCGATTGCCCATATTCTCCGAAAAATTTACCCGGGCTTTTTCAAAGATGTAAAAATCTGGATTACAGCCGGCCGGCGATGGTTCTGGGGTGGTTTTAACCTGAAAAATATCTGCATAAAACCCTGGCAGCCGTTTGAAATAAAAAAAACCGGGCAAAATGAAATTGCGGCAATTCTTTTTACAACCGGAAGCACCGGCCCTGCCAAGGGGGTTGTCTATACTCATGGGACCTTCGATGACCAGGTGCGCCGTATAAAAGACCATTTTCAAATAACTGCCGATGAGGTCGATCTGCCCACCTTTCCTCTTTTTGCCTTATTTGATCCGGCCTTCGGAATTACGGCCGTGATACCCGATATGGACCCCACCAAACCCGCCTTTGTAAATCCTGGAAAAATAGTAGAAGCAATTACTAACCACGGTGTTACCAATATGTTTGCCTCTCCCGCCTTATTGAACCGGGTGGGAATTTATATAAAGAAAAAAGGTATTAAACTGCCATCTTTAAAGAGGGTTGTATCGGCCGGCGCCCCTGTTGCTCCTGAAAATTCAGGCCGCTTTGCCTCCATGCTGTGCAATGGAGCGCAGATTCATACTCCTTACGGCGCTACGGAAGCCATGCCGGTCGCATCAATCGGAAGCAATGAAATTCTTTCAGAAACAGCGGTCTTGAGTAAAGCAGGGCATGGCATATGTGTAGGAAGACCGATCGGTGACATAGAAGTAAAAATTATAAAAATTACCGATGATCCTGTTGAGCAATGGTCTGATGATTTAATAATCCCGGATGGTGAGGTCGGAGAAATTACCGTTAAGGGTGATATTGTCACAAAGCATTACTATCGCAGGCCGGAAGCTGAATCAAATGCAAAAATACATCATAATTGCACAACATGGCACAGAATGGGCGATCTGGGGCGAATAGATGAAAAAGGGCGTATATGGTTTTGCGGCCGCAAGAATCATCGGGTTATCACCAAAAAAGAAACACTGTTTACCATTCCGTGCGAGGCTCTTTTTAACAATCACAAAAGGGTTTTACGCAGCGCTCTTGTGGGTGCTGGAACCCGCCCCAACCAGGAACCTGTAATATGTATAGAGCTTCAAAAAAATGATAGCCGAAACGGCTTGAATCTACTTAAAAAAGAGCTGCTGGAGATTGCGGCTGGCAATGATTTAACCAAAAATATAAAAACGGTTTTGTTTAAAAAAACTTTCCCCGTGGATATCAGGCATAATTCCAAAATATTCAGGGAAAAGCTCGCACAATGGGCCAGCAGCCATATAGACTGA